The genomic region CCTTATTCAGGAGCGTCGCGACAAGGATCGCCAGGAACAACGTGACCGGGACGGTGATGATGACGTAGTAGAACGTGTGCCACATGGCGCGCCAAAAGTACTTGTCGTTGAAGATGTAGCTGTAGTTAGCGAACCCGACGTAAGGTCGCGGCGGCAGAAGGCCCCACTTGAACAAGCTGATGTAGAACGCGGAGAAGAAGGGATAGAAAACGAAAACGCCGAGGATGATCAGCGCAGGGAGGAGGTAGAGGTACGCCGTGCCGGACTCCCGCCACAGGGCGGGATCCTTCCGGTACCAGCTGACCGGGTTCAGTGTCCCCCCCACCCGCTGCCAGAAGGGGAGCACCGGGCCCGCCCTCTCTTGTCCACTTCGATCCGCCATCGGTTCACCGTCCACCGCCAGCTCGCGAGGGGGACATGATCCCCCTCGCGAGCCAGCTCTTCCGTGGTTAGTACTCGAGCAAGGCCTCGATCTCCTCGCACATCGCCCGCAGGCCGTCGAGGGGCGATACGGCGCCGCGCATGATCTCATCGAACTTGGTCGAGAGGACGGTGCGCATGTCGCCGTAGTTCGGGTGAAGGATCTGCGAGAACCCAAGGAGCATTTGGTCCGACATCGCTTGCTGGTACGGGTTCGCCGCCACGAACTCCTTCCACGCCGGGAGCTGGTACGCCGACTTGGTGACCGGCTGGTAGCCGCTCTTCATCGCCCAGTACGCGGTATTCTCCGGACGAAGGAGGAAGCGGGCGAGGAGCACCGCCGCATCCTTCTGGGCCTGGGTCTGGTTCGGGGTGTTGAAGACGGCAAGGTTCGTGCCCTGGATCATCGAACTGCGGTTGACCGGCCCAGCGGGGAGCATCGCCACGCCGAGCGTGTACCCAGCGTTCGTAGCCGCCTTGCTGTTGTAGGGGTACCCCGCTGAGGTGTCGATGAACATCGCGACCTTGCCCATGTGGTCGCTGATGTATTCGGCGGTGACGAATGTGTAGGGAATGAGCCGTCCGCAGAACTCAACCGCCGTTATGCCCGGCTCCTCACAGAGCGTGACCGCCGTCCAGTCGTCGTTCAGGATCGAGCCGCCGGCCTGGTCGAGGAACACCAGGAACTGCTCGGGGTTCGCCGCTGGGCGCAGCGCCGTCCCGTACCGATCGATCTTCCCATCCCCGTCCAGATCCA from Candidatus Bipolaricaulis anaerobius harbors:
- a CDS encoding ABC transporter substrate-binding protein; protein product: MLRKMVVGLLGLLLGTVALAANEPVTIDFWHAMSSGHQPNLQKLVDDFMAEYPYITVNLTYQGSYSALQGKINAAVAAGNLPTIAQVYENWVTPIQSLLYPIGPHMTAEEIADIIDGLVPSNTYNGVLTTVPFNKSIMVLYYNADLIPNPPTTWGEFYDLAKALTVDLDGDGKIDRYGTALRPAANPEQFLVFLDQAGGSILNDDWTAVTLCEEPGITAVEFCGRLIPYTFVTAEYISDHMGKVAMFIDTSAGYPYNSKAATNAGYTLGVAMLPAGPVNRSSMIQGTNLAVFNTPNQTQAQKDAAVLLARFLLRPENTAYWAMKSGYQPVTKSAYQLPAWKEFVAANPYQQAMSDQMLLGFSQILHPNYGDMRTVLSTKFDEIMRGAVSPLDGLRAMCEEIEALLEY